The genomic DNA CGGCGATGCCTCCGGCGACTCCGACGACGATGCGTTTGCGGTCGGCCATGTTCGGCGCCTACGCGGCCTTACTCGCCCTCGGTGTGCTCGAGCAGGTCGCCGTGGATCTCGCGCATGGCGATCGACAGCGGCTTCTCCTGCAGGCCCGGCTCGACCAGGGGGCCGACGTACTCGAGGATGCCGTCACCGAGCTGGTTGTAGTAGTCGTTGATCTGGCGCGCCCGCTTCGCGGCGTAGATGACCAGCGCGTACTTGCTCGACACGCGATCGAGCAGCTCGTCGATCGGCGGGTTGGTGATACCCAGCGGCGTGTCGTAGGCGATGGCGGCGTCGGAGTCGATGCTCTCGACA from Mycolicibacterium phocaicum includes the following:
- the rpoZ gene encoding DNA-directed RNA polymerase subunit omega codes for the protein MSTTVESIDSDAAIAYDTPLGITNPPIDELLDRVSSKYALVIYAAKRARQINDYYNQLGDGILEYVGPLVEPGLQEKPLSIAMREIHGDLLEHTEGE